The region TTCAAAGGTCCTGGAAACAATATAAAGGTGGACCTTGCTTTTTCTGTTGTGATTTGGAGTTGCACCAGTTCAATCTGGTTTCTGCAAATTTCAGCGCCCCAAAATTAAATTCTTACCTGAAAATATTCCTAAACTAGCTTTTTAAATCAGtagattgttttcttctttagtGACATGTAGTTTATGGATGGGAGGACCAGGGTGCATTGGGCTCAAGTAGTGAATTACTGCAGTAGCACAAGCCCGATgaatgtttggggtttttctgAGGAGAGCCTCCCACAGAGATCGATTCAGATatcaattcaattaaatttataCAGCACAAATTCTCAACATCATCCCAAGGAActtacaacaaaatgaaaagtcaaTTCAGACcaaacacatgcagacacaTTCAAAGTAAAGTACATACTGTACATTCCAATTGAACCTACTTATAAAGTTgagtttattattcaaactggtttaaaaagtgttttgtctaagaaaacccagcagattgcatcgagtcattgacttgcagtATTCACTTTTCCTAAATGAGCATGTAGGAACAGTAGACAGTCACATGCCTGGTCATTGGCTTTGAGGCAATCCCTCACACTGACCATTCATGTTGCGAAACTTGAGGGGAAAGTTTCCCTTAAACAAGAAGAAACTTAACTAAAAGATGTGAGGCTCTCCATGAAACACATCATTAAGGGATTTTTCTTCAGCCGGTACTGAATGTTTGCGTCCATTCTGTTGACAGGTACGAGGCAGCCTGTCTACTGCTGGTCTATGGGGTCTACATTGTGGTTCTGTGCTTTGACCTCCGCATCAGCGAGTTTGTCCTGAGGAAGCTGAGCCCATGCTGCACCTGTCTAGGTTCAGGTTCTGCTGAGAAGCGTGAGACGCAGCCCCTAATGGGCTGGAACGATGATACCAGCCTGCGAGTCCGTGGACGCTCCAGAACAGACAGCGGCATCTTTCAAGACGACTCAGGGTATTCTCACCTGTCGCTCAGCCTACATGGTCTCAATGAGATTAGTGAAGGTACAAAATACAAGGCCTTCTCAGCATGATGTCTTTGACTGCAGCTCTAATCCCGTGTCTCAGATCTTATTGTCAACCTTCATCCCAACAGAGCAAAGAAGTGTCTTTGCTGTGCCGCAGAGCGACCTGAAAAGGATCTTGTGGGTTTTGTCTCTGCCAGTCATCATTCTGCTCTTCATCACCATCCCCGACTGCAGGAGACGCTTCTGGAAACAATGGTTCATGATAACCTTTTTCATGTCAGCAGTCTGGATCTCAGCTTTCACATACGTGCTGGTCTGGATGGTCACAGTTGTAGGTAAATGGCCTGTTTTAAGGTGATCTCAATACAATTTTGGAAGGTCCTCACTTTATTTCAGTGTTATATAAAGCatttctcaaaattttaaattagacTACCCAAATTCACAAGCCATTATTGTCCTATCCTCCATAGTTGTGCATTTTCAGTATAAGGAAGGCTTAAACCAGCAGGATACGTAGCAAACCATAGAGGATCACAAGTGTTTGAGACTTGTGAGAAAAACGTCTACTTTGCAGAGTCACATGTGGGTCTGCTGGTTAATTCCTGAGATGCCATTGTCCCAGAGAATGGGGGGTTATTACAGTGTAGCTCCAATGGGCTGTGTGCCAAACCAGTCATAGAAGGATTACGACCCTGAGGAAAGCAAGTCATGTGAGCGCAGAATGTACACACAATACCCAGCAAGTGTTTTACGAACAGATTCAGTCTCTATTTACAATAGAGAAGTGAACTACAAAGCTGAACTAAGATATCAGGACAGATGTCATGTGAGAGCCATAGGTCTCCTGAAGCATGAGATTAGTATCCCATCAGAGAAGAACACACTGAAGACAAAAGAGCACTGACAATaattatgtatgttttttaaaactaatgaaCTGCAAAACTGATTGCTTCAGATTAAAGAGACAGCAAACTATGAAGACTGATTACATGAATGGTTGTTCTTTTAGATATCATGCTCTGGAAGGTCTGTAGAGATTCAATAAGATTTATGGTAACTCCTTCCAAGCCTGCTTTTGTTGGTGGAGATGTAATCTGATTTCTTTTCACAGGTGAAACCCTGAACATACCAGACACAGTGATGGGACTCACTTTACTTGCTGCTGGAACCAGTATACCAGACACAGTTGCCAGCGTGATGGTGGCTAGAGAAGGTAATACTGTCAGAAAACCCAGCCAATGGGAGTGGAATCAGAACAGCATCCaaccacattttctgtttttcaggcAAAGCCGACATGGCCATGTCCAACATTGTGGGCTCCAATGTTTTTGACATGCTGTGCCTGGGCCTGCCTTGGTTTATCAAGACTGCCTTTGTGGACACCAACACCCCAGTCGAGGTCAACAGCACTGGCCTGATCTTCACTTCATCCACACTACTTCTCTCCATCGTCTTCCTTTTTGTAGCGGTGCATATCAATGGATGGAGGCTGGACTGGAAGTTGGGAATTGTCAGTCTTATCTGCTACATCCTCTTCGCCACTCTGTCCATTTTATACGAGTTGGGGATTATTGGGAATAATCCCATACGGTTGTGCAGTGACTGAGACCTGACCTTCTTAGGACTGAAGATATTTTCTGAGGCCAACAGCCCCAGCATCCACCAAAAATGTTAAGCTGTTGAGATCAACAAATGTCAAGGAGCAAAGGCACCAATTACAAAACTACCACACAAGCAGATGCATGCTTGGTTACCTCTTTAGATCTGTACTATGCAAGATTTTAACAAAAGGTGGAAGTGTGACAAGTTCaaataaacatgtccaaaaataaactgaacatcTTAAGGAGTATCAGCTTTCAATGTGTTGAGTCAGAAATGCAGCTTGATAAGGTTTTATCACCCACAAGGATAAACCAGAAATagtaaaacatttccatttatcCTGTTACAACCATCCTAAACTCTGACACATCATTCATGTTTAtgactaaaagtaaaaatcatcaAGCGAGATGATTAAAACAATGGAAGTTCATCCTCCCCCACTTCCTCAAATATACAAAACTTTGCATCTACTAGTGTCCTGATAAATATCATCACCAATTTGAAACTGACATACAAGGGTGTTGAGAAATGACACTCATAAGAGCAAAATCTTAGGTCCAGCTTACAAGTTGAAGAAGTTTCCAAGcacacagtttaaaaattaaagtttatttgttcaaataaacTGACAAATCATAACTGggtttataaaacaaagataaaacagCTATGTCGTAtactaacaaaacaaatgaaatcagGGAAACATGAAGTcatagtgtttttaaaacaaaacaatgattgGTACGGGGGTCTGAAAGTGTAAAGTGAGTTACGAGGGGGTTTCTACAAAATCACTAAGCGTTGCGATCAATGCGGACGTCCACCTCTCGGCCGTTGATCTTGGTTCCGTTCATCATCCTGCAGGCCTTCTCTGCGGTCTCTGGAGAATCAAATTTCACCGTCCCGCAACCCTTTGACCTCccattttccattttgatttCTGCAAACAGCACCTGACCTGCAGGAACCAAGAATCAGCAATGACTGAATGACACAACTAGCGTCAATTAAAAATGGTTTATGTTAAGGCTGAATAGAAGTTCATCGGTCAATCACAATGAAATGTCAAAgtatcaaacaacaaaaaatgtaattcatacCACAATGACTGAACTTGTCTTTCAGCTTTTGCCATGTCAGGTCATAGGACAGCTGCAACACAGATTTATCATTCAGCATGTGGCAAAGAACAGAATGCAGATGCTGAAAAGAAGTACGTAAGATAGAGATGCACCAATGCTTTCAAGCAGAGATTAAGATTAGCTCATTTTCAAATGATCAGCTCCAATTCATGACAGAAAGGTCAAATACTAAAAAATCTGACTCCCTGATCAGTACACCTCAAACATACAAGTGCTACAAACATTaataaagtagtaaaaaaataaaataaaagaatcagTCAGCTGAAAGTTTCATTACTAATATTTACTAAATGAGATTTTAGCAGCCTTTGAAGCCGTTAGCCACACTTACATTTCGTACAAATATCTGACAGCCACCTTTGGACCCTGAGCCCCTGTCCGACATGCCTCCACCCATGTGTCCGCCACCTCCGTAGCCTCCAAAGCCACGGTTCATGTCCATTCCCGACATGCCTACACGGTCGAAGCTGGGGCCCATTCTGTCCATGGACATGGTGCCCATTCCACCACCTGTTATGCAGAAACATGAATGCTTTACCAAGGTAATGGATCCAGCAGTACACTCTTTATGCTTTATATGAGCGATCTTAATACTAAATGTCATTGGTCAGTGCCCAAATAGCTTTTGATTCTATTTGAAATAACCAGGTCCCAATGAAGCTAAAACAAACTGTAGTTTGAAGCATgattaaacatgattaaaaatgcAGAGGGATGGAAATTGTCACACAAATAGCAttgttttgcaataaaaatgtggtcatttttattgcaaatgtatGAAAGCCATACATTATTTGGGAACCACACTAAGGCTAAAAAGACTAGAGTTTTACATGTCATGATGCTTAAATGactttcataaaaaattttatttcaggttaTACATGACCTCACAGCTTGTTTCAGATTCTACTGTACAGGATTGTGCTTTATATTAATATGCATTTAGATAGAGAGTTgtgaaacattcaaaataattgGCTTGAGTTCTTACTGTACCTAAGCCACTTCCCATGTGTCCCATGCTTCCTCCAAAACTACCACCTAAAGGACAGAAGGTACATTGGTccatatttaattcatttaacaGCTAATTTAGACAATACTTTAGGTGTGATGAAAAATTCAAAGAAGTCATTagacaaattaataaatgaatatgaaATCGACAGATGAATTTCACTCTTACCCATGCCTCCAAAAGAATCCCCAAATCCTCGGCTCATGGGCATGTCAAAGTCCCGATCCAATCCGCCCATTCCTGATCGATACAGATCTCCACAGATTAAAACCTTCCCTCTGCCTGTAGTGGCTAGTACATCTGTATGTGATTGAACTGACTCTAATTTGTGTGCATTTTGAGTGAAAATGCCCACTTACCTCCCATTCTGCCAACTGGCGCCATGTCCCTGCCTCCAAAGCCCCCCATGCTGTCCATGCTGCCGTAGCCTCCACCCCCACTGATTCCTGTTAAAAACAGCATTAACTGGGATCAGTTTTGTCGTTAACAGGGACAATTACAACTAACCTAAACCtataaacaaaatcttacctcCAAGCCTGCTCATTCCGCCGTAACCTGAATCCATACCTGTGGCAGAAGAATGTCTCAGTGAGGCTACATCAAAGTGATGCacaaaaatgtatgcatttatGAAAATCTTCTTTAAGATAGTTTGTATTTGCATCAAAATAGGAAGAGTATGAAGCAACTAAAACATGTGTTTGACTGACCTCCAGGTCCCATGGAGCTCATTCCTCCTCCACCACTAAGGCGGTTTGCATTAATGGGCTGCCCTCCCGGCCCCAGACCCATGCCAATGCCACCCAGGCCCCCtgaaacacagcaaaacaagaaaaaaaatcccatgaaaaaAGGTTGCAATTTAAAATCATCCACCTCTTTCATGATGTTTTGCACTTCAAAGATCACAATGAAAATGTCCTGCAAAGGTGCTTTCCGTTTACCAACATCTCTAATATTTTCAACGTCTACATTTGAATTTTCTGAAGTAAAAATAGAGCGCAAAAGGTTCACTTACGTGGCAACTGTGGTGCTTTTTCTACTGGAAGGAAATCATCAGGGGGAAGAGACTTTTCATCCTACAAGGCCATagacaaaatgttacatttttttatgatcTCTGCCAGGGTTTAGAAGCAATAATTTCAAAAACGATTTAAATTCAACATACAATTTTAACGTGCATCTGCCTTTCAAAAAGCATCTGGCCGTTGAAcatggctgagacattagttaaggacaaaagtaaaatgaaatatctgcagggctgttttttttaatatatatttagattttaaaagatACATATGGCCTGCACAGCTTCCAGAGGCTGATCAAAAGTAACCGTTCCCATTCCACGACTCTTCCCGTCTTTGTCCTCCTTTACATCAGCTCGCTTCACCACACCTGCCATGCTGAACACCTCCTTCAACTTCTTCCAGCCCACTTTGAAGTCCAGctgcagaacacaaacacaaatgtacattaaactaaaccttttttttttttacttggatgGGAGCAAAGGCCTGCGGTTCTGTTCTTACATTAGCCACAAACACGGTGTTTCCCAGTCTGCCAGCCTGCAGCGCGTGGATGACCTCAGGCGGGATGTTGGGGTTGTTGGCAATCGAAGGAGGAATGTTCATCCCACCAGGCACCATGTCCTGCCCACGACCCCCATGCTGACCTCCTCCCATGCGCTGCAGAGCACGTCGGGCGTGTTCACCATCATAGTccttaaatacaaaacatgtttcaagacaaaaaaaaaacaaatgaaaacataatctCCAACTAAAGGCTTAAAGTTTAAACTTAATGCCACTTTGCAAAAATTAATTATGCAGCCTTTTATTACACTGGATGTAACTTGATAACCTAGCTGGTGAAGGATGAAGGTTGTCACTCGGGAAAAGAAATTTGGAAGCTGCAGCAATCTTCTATGAGGACATCAACAAAGTGGTCTTAAGAGCAATCCATCATGTGGAGATCAGTTTACACAACATCAACATGATCCATATTTTGCTGCAGATTCCACTGCAGCTACAAAAAGGCTGAACTGATGAATCAGACTCTGTTCTTATAAACACAAAGGTTTTAGCCATAGCAATTCTGGTAGTAGgcatttatgcattttatttatatttgtgtttgaaacCTGGCCCTAAAAAAGCAAGAGGGAAGACTTTAATAAGCTTTTGATGTTAAGAGAATCTTAGAGTTGTAcatgcataaaatataaatttatacaGCTATCATTCCTGGATTAAAATATTCTACATGATTAACATTTATAATCTTTAAATTTTCctagaatattttttgttcttgtgaaCCACTATAGCTTTATGTATCGTTACATCCACATTGTAAACTTAACTTCAAACTTGAAATCTGTTATGGCTAGAGACAATTAAATCCGCTCAATTATTTCCCCTTAAATTAGGACGCTACTAAAAGCAAACCATGAAAACATTTGGTTAAAACTcatcacaaataaaatgtttagacagaaaataatttatgctcACCTCTTTGATGTTGAGAGGTCTTCCACTTAAGTCATGCTTATTCATAGCTGACACAGCTTTTTTAACATATTCTTCATCTTTGAACTCTACCACACTGTTATAAGCAGACAacaggaaacacatttttttttattttttttttaaaaggggaaaatcaaaaatttaaGATGCTTGAAAATATAAAGTAGATTCTTACCCACAACCCTGAACAGAAAGCAGCAGGAGAATCCAGGTGGCACCCAAGGagtaaacaaaatacatttaatatcaTGTTTAAAGTCAAATGGAACAAAATATATGTAGTGTATGCATCAACAGGTTTGTACAATATTCAGAGATATATTGTCATAATATGTAGATTGGCTTGAGCTGGaggtttttggttgtttgttgaaaacattaaaagcataattttataaatattgagCTCATCTGTGATAATATACAGtagagtttaaaaagtaaacatgaCACTTTGgttcaaattcatttaaaaaggcATTCATATGCACAGCATATTACTATCAATTAAAGCCTTTACTCTGCAACACAATTACACTAacgaaaaaattattttagcaactAAGGAAACTTACATTAGTATGCAATTACTTTCTGAAATGCAGTTGTgcaaattaatataaaaacactgagaaaacaaacaaaaaaaaagttcaaaacagtTTCGCTCCACTGAAGAGAAAGCTGTGCCATATTGTGAAAAATACAATTCTTTGACATGAGGCTCAACCAATCAGATAAAAATCCCACAACCCACATTCCAGTTTGGAAAAATGgccaaaaacaatcaaactttTATACCAATtgaaatgacaacaacaaatgcaaaaatttaCTCGGCAGAGTTCTTTGCGCTACATTTTCCAAAAGTCTACAGGACATCTcccatttaaatgaaaaatcgaTCTTTATCCATCTATTAGGCTCTAAAGACAACATACAGTATCTCCAGTTCAGTAGAGCCAAAGGATCAGAACCTAAAAGAGCACATGATTAATGAGAGCCTGCTGAGGGCATTTAAAACCTCGTGCAGCAAGTTGGCCACATCACTTACCCTTGACTTTCCTTCAGCATCCTTAAAGAGCTCCACGTATGTAACCTCACCAACTACATGAGACATACAAAGGAAAAATACCAAAAGaacaaaagtaatttaaatcaCCAAATCTTCAAGTCGCCGCTGGCCTTGGCAATGCCGCTACGGATGGAGATGTCCCATTAATGATCAACAGTCAGCCCAGACCAACATCCCACCAGACAACACCATGCCTTTCTGGGCAGTGACTGAGACACCCAAAGGCCAAGGCCAGAGAGAAACACAGCTACAATCAACCTGGGAAATTCAAAACACTTCAACATGATCAGTTTAGCAACAGATTCCATTCATGGCAGTAAGAGTGTTTAATGCTGTCATTTAAGCTCAAAAAAGGCTTCTTGACTCCCCTCTAagttaaaagagaaaacattacaATATTTTTGATTCACAATCAAGATTTGCCTTGCAGCACAtacacaaaaagtaaataaacattcAACAATCAATTCTAAGACTGGTTTGGAGATTCACTTTGGAGCTGACaatcccaaaaaaaaaaaaaacaaaaaaaaaaaaacaagtgacaATGTAACCAAGTTCATCTCCCTTTTATCACATATCAGCCCAAACTGAATTTTACTAAAACACCAATAACCTAAAAATCACACTATTATATTTcttagtttcttgttttttttgctataaGAACTACCAGAGAAACTACAAACTAAAAGACTAGAAGGAGGATGTCCCATCTGGTAATCAGAAGGTCAAGAACTTCTAGTCAGATCAGATGATAGAAGGGAAGACACCACCCCCATCCCTGGGGACATTACCTTTATCACGCATGAGATCTTTAATTGCCTGCCACTTCATGTCATAAGGTATATTGCTGATGAACACTCGATTCCTATGAGCACTCTTCTTCTCCCCTCCATGTTTCTCCTTGTATGGATGATAGCGATTTCCTCTTTTGCTGGTGGACGATTTCTCTTTCCCATCATGCTTTTCCTTGCTTTGCTTGCTTTCTTCGCTGTCCCTAAGGAGCGACAAGAGCCAAACATTAAAGAACAACCCATCAATAGACAAGAC is a window of Xiphophorus maculatus strain JP 163 A chromosome 4, X_maculatus-5.0-male, whole genome shotgun sequence DNA encoding:
- the slc24a5 gene encoding sodium/potassium/calcium exchanger 5; translation: MDNAPAVQKKRRKDFIPYFLGFVLFLYACVHLVSFTAKTAQENQSVRVRRALENETECIAPQASEFPEGFFTVQERKDGGLVIYFMLIFYMLLAVSIVCDDYFLPSLEVISERLGLSQDVAGATFMAAGSSAPELVTAFLGVFVTKGDIGISTIVGSAVYNLLGICAACGLLASMAGRLTCWPLFRDCLAYGISVAAVIGIISDNKVFWYEAACLLLVYGVYIVVLCFDLRISEFVLRKLSPCCTCLGSGSAEKRETQPLMGWNDDTSLRVRGRSRTDSGIFQDDSGYSHLSLSLHGLNEISEEQRSVFAVPQSDLKRILWVLSLPVIILLFITIPDCRRRFWKQWFMITFFMSAVWISAFTYVLVWMVTVVGETLNIPDTVMGLTLLAAGTSIPDTVASVMVAREGKADMAMSNIVGSNVFDMLCLGLPWFIKTAFVDTNTPVEVNSTGLIFTSSTLLLSIVFLFVAVHINGWRLDWKLGIVSLICYILFATLSILYELGIIGNNPIRLCSD
- the myef2 gene encoding myelin expression factor 2 → MADVATADEEPKQEETTASVLSETDETSQETPNGVKTDSEESKQSKEKHDGKEKSSTSKRGNRYHPYKEKHGGEKKSAHRNRVFISNIPYDMKWQAIKDLMRDKVGEVTYVELFKDAEGKSRGCGVVEFKDEEYVKKAVSAMNKHDLSGRPLNIKEDYDGEHARRALQRMGGGQHGGRGQDMVPGGMNIPPSIANNPNIPPEVIHALQAGRLGNTVFVANLDFKVGWKKLKEVFSMAGVVKRADVKEDKDGKSRGMGTVTFDQPLEAVQAISMFNGQMLFERQMHVKIDEKSLPPDDFLPVEKAPQLPRGLGGIGMGLGPGGQPINANRLSGGGGMSSMGPGGMDSGYGGMSRLGGISGGGGYGSMDSMGGFGGRDMAPVGRMGGMGGLDRDFDMPMSRGFGDSFGGMGGSFGGSMGHMGSGLGGGMGTMSMDRMGPSFDRVGMSGMDMNRGFGGYGGGGHMGGGMSDRGSGSKGGCQIFVRNLSYDLTWQKLKDKFSHCGQVLFAEIKMENGRSKGCGTVKFDSPETAEKACRMMNGTKINGREVDVRIDRNA